The Nostoc sp. 'Lobaria pulmonaria (5183) cyanobiont' genome window below encodes:
- a CDS encoding TerD family protein, which produces MSINLSKGERINLSKEAPSLKNAGIGLGWDINVTDTGSAFDLDASIFMLGSNGKIPNEKYFVFYNNSQSPDGSVKHEGDSRTGEGVGDDETIQIDLSKVDASVQEIVFVVTIHEAEQRKQNFGQVRNSFIRIYDNATEKQIAKYELDEDASAETAIEFGKVYRKDGEWRFQAVGAGYKSGLQSFVDRYAA; this is translated from the coding sequence ATGTCAATTAACCTCAGTAAAGGTGAAAGGATCAATCTTTCAAAAGAAGCACCAAGCTTAAAAAATGCTGGAATTGGTTTAGGATGGGATATCAATGTTACAGACACAGGTTCAGCTTTTGATTTAGATGCTTCTATATTTATGTTAGGTAGTAACGGAAAAATTCCTAATGAAAAATATTTTGTATTTTATAATAACTCACAATCACCTGATGGTTCTGTCAAACACGAGGGAGATAGCAGAACTGGAGAGGGTGTAGGGGATGATGAAACGATTCAAATTGATTTAAGCAAGGTGGATGCTTCAGTTCAAGAAATAGTTTTTGTCGTGACTATCCATGAAGCAGAGCAAAGAAAGCAAAACTTTGGGCAAGTCAGAAACTCGTTTATCAGAATTTATGACAATGCCACAGAAAAACAAATTGCTAAGTATGAATTAGATGAAGATGCTTCCGCAGAAACTGCAATTGAGTTTGGTAAAGTTTATCGAAAAGATGGAGAATGGAGATTCCAAGCTGTCGGTGCTGGTTATAAATCAGGGCTGCAAAGTTTTGTAGACCGATACGCTGCTTAG
- a CDS encoding TerD family protein, with the protein MAVSLTKGQRVSLEKVAPGLTDVFIGLGWDVKATDTGYDFDLDSSVFMLGINEKLISDNHFIFYNNLTSPDSDKSLQHMGDNLTGAGEGDDEVIKVDLKKVPVDVQKIVITVTIHEAQQRFRL; encoded by the coding sequence ATGGCAGTTTCGCTAACAAAAGGACAAAGAGTTTCACTTGAAAAAGTTGCTCCTGGCTTAACAGATGTCTTTATTGGACTTGGATGGGACGTTAAAGCTACAGATACAGGTTATGACTTTGATCTAGACTCCTCAGTGTTCATGTTAGGTATTAACGAAAAACTTATTTCTGACAACCACTTTATTTTTTATAATAACCTCACAAGTCCTGACTCTGATAAATCGCTTCAGCACATGGGAGATAATCTTACTGGTGCAGGTGAGGGTGATGATGAAGTTATCAAAGTTGATCTTAAAAAAGTACCAGTAGATGTTCAAAAAATAGTTATTACTGTAACTATTCATGAAGCACAGCAACGCTTCAGACTTTGA
- a CDS encoding FHA domain-containing protein encodes MQNLSTSNTIGLSLELFHVQTNTAFELSPNTAVFHIGKPNDQIPPDIDVSNLPDVDVVSRIHARIQIHINNYFIEDLGSSNGTFVNNTRLEPRTPCPINIGDKIDLGQEEKVTFIFQYKIQSQQNLLPLTSSTKMQAQIALNSRQTLVNQTTRYIGFALMVAGIIILTANIRVGIFFGIPGLLLCISGIFVLCQQRINPNLGWILIALGIIVIAFTGNVFASVNLLVFVASSALFIAGYQLLNTGKILNYDLRSLQKLIKK; translated from the coding sequence ATGCAAAATTTAAGTACATCCAACACTATAGGACTGAGTTTAGAGCTTTTTCATGTCCAAACCAACACTGCTTTTGAGTTATCACCAAATACTGCGGTGTTTCATATCGGTAAACCAAATGACCAAATTCCGCCGGATATTGATGTTTCCAACTTGCCAGATGTAGATGTAGTTTCTCGCATCCACGCACGGATTCAAATCCATATAAATAATTACTTTATTGAAGATTTAGGAAGTTCTAATGGCACATTTGTCAACAACACTAGATTAGAACCTAGAACACCCTGCCCAATAAATATAGGAGATAAAATAGACCTTGGTCAAGAAGAAAAAGTTACATTTATATTTCAATATAAGATACAATCTCAACAAAATCTTCTTCCTCTTACAAGTTCCACAAAAATGCAGGCTCAAATTGCTCTGAACAGCAGACAAACTCTGGTGAATCAAACAACCAGGTATATAGGCTTTGCTTTGATGGTTGCAGGCATCATCATTTTAACTGCAAATATTCGTGTTGGTATATTTTTTGGTATTCCTGGTTTATTACTATGTATTTCCGGTATTTTCGTCCTTTGTCAGCAGCGAATAAACCCTAACTTAGGGTGGATTTTGATAGCGCTAGGAATTATAGTTATAGCGTTTACTGGTAATGTGTTCGCGTCAGTTAATCTTTTAGTTTTTGTGGCATCATCTGCTTTATTTATCGCTGGATATCAACTTTTGAATACTGGAAAAATCTTAAATTATGATTTGCGATCGCTCCAGAAATTAATTAAAAAATAA
- a CDS encoding TerD family protein, with translation MKHSNASDFDLDASVICLDQNGKITDIGNLVYFGNLSHKSGAITHLGDNLTGAGEGDDEQVLVDLARLPKEIVKLIFTVNIYDCITRKQEFAQVKNAFVRLVNTSNNQELAKYHLSGSEYKGMTGMIMAEIYNHNNEWKLAAIGNGINVNGLEGLVKVYA, from the coding sequence ATGAAGCACAGCAACGCTTCAGACTTTGATTTAGACGCCTCTGTAATCTGTTTAGATCAAAATGGCAAAATAACAGATATAGGCAATCTTGTTTACTTTGGTAATCTATCCCACAAATCAGGAGCTATTACCCATCTGGGTGATAATCTCACAGGTGCGGGAGAAGGTGATGACGAGCAGGTTCTTGTAGATTTAGCTCGTCTACCAAAAGAGATTGTAAAATTGATTTTTACAGTTAATATTTATGATTGTATTACTCGGAAGCAAGAATTTGCACAGGTAAAAAATGCCTTTGTACGCCTAGTCAATACATCTAATAATCAAGAACTCGCTAAGTATCATCTATCGGGTTCTGAATATAAAGGAATGACCGGAATGATTATGGCTGAAATTTACAATCATAATAATGAGTGGAAATTGGCAGCTATTGGCAACGGCATTAACGTTAATGGTTTAGAGGGACTTGTGAAAGTTTATGCTTAA
- a CDS encoding TerD family protein, whose translation MEIELSKGSRFNLSKEAPNLKKVAIGLGWQVNQAGQSYDIDASVFMLGADGKIPNDKYFVFYNNLHSLDGSLKHSGDNRTGEGNGDDETIYVDLAKVNPAIQEIVFVVTIHEGQEKNQNFSQIKNAFIKIYNHESKNSLARYNLREAFSQETALQFGRLYKKENEWRFQAVGEGYSSGLQSFVDKYISKTKQEESTKVERVQENCKTKLNISLDKKLEREAPHIFNLVKKADISLQKANLTNHKAKVVLCLDISGSMSALYTLGKIQRFAEKILALGCRFDDNASIDIFLFGAKTYNAGEMTIENFKTFIPNLLKEYPLEGGTYYGKAINMIRKFYFPISKKTSAKNATPVYIMFVTDGATSDESQTEKSLRESSYEPIFWQFMAIGKSRKDVKDKGILGWLAKAKTSDFTFLEKLDEMSDRYLDNSDFFSLEDPESIADQELYDLLMTEYPNWVKLAKTKNLLQ comes from the coding sequence ATGGAAATTGAATTAAGCAAAGGCAGCAGGTTTAATCTTTCTAAAGAAGCTCCGAATTTAAAGAAAGTAGCTATTGGCTTGGGTTGGCAAGTAAATCAAGCTGGGCAAAGCTATGATATTGATGCTTCTGTATTTATGTTAGGTGCAGATGGTAAAATTCCCAATGATAAATATTTTGTCTTTTACAATAACCTTCACTCACTTGATGGATCTTTAAAACACTCAGGAGATAATAGAACTGGGGAAGGGAATGGAGATGATGAAACAATTTATGTTGATTTGGCAAAAGTCAATCCAGCTATTCAGGAGATAGTTTTTGTTGTCACTATTCATGAAGGGCAAGAAAAAAATCAAAATTTTAGCCAAATCAAAAATGCTTTTATCAAGATTTATAATCACGAAAGCAAAAATTCTTTAGCTCGATACAATTTAAGAGAAGCTTTTTCTCAAGAGACAGCTTTGCAATTTGGACGCTTGTATAAAAAAGAGAATGAATGGAGATTTCAAGCGGTAGGAGAAGGCTATAGTTCTGGACTACAAAGTTTTGTAGATAAATATATTTCCAAAACTAAACAGGAAGAATCTACAAAAGTAGAAAGGGTGCAAGAAAACTGTAAAACTAAACTAAATATATCGTTAGATAAAAAGCTTGAGCGAGAAGCACCACATATTTTCAATCTTGTTAAAAAAGCAGATATATCACTTCAAAAAGCAAATTTGACGAATCATAAGGCTAAGGTTGTGCTTTGCCTTGATATCTCTGGCTCAATGAGTGCGCTCTATACCTTAGGTAAAATTCAGCGGTTTGCTGAAAAAATTCTGGCTTTAGGATGTCGTTTTGATGACAACGCCTCTATTGATATATTTCTATTTGGAGCTAAAACCTATAATGCAGGTGAAATGACTATTGAAAATTTTAAAACCTTTATTCCAAATCTCTTGAAAGAGTATCCACTAGAAGGTGGTACTTACTATGGTAAAGCTATAAATATGATTAGAAAATTCTATTTTCCAATATCTAAAAAAACTAGTGCAAAAAATGCTACTCCAGTTTATATCATGTTTGTGACGGATGGAGCAACTTCTGACGAATCACAAACAGAAAAATCTCTTAGAGAGTCTTCGTATGAGCCTATCTTTTGGCAATTTATGGCGATAGGCAAGTCACGTAAGGATGTTAAAGATAAAGGTATTTTAGGTTGGCTAGCTAAAGCAAAAACTAGTGATTTTACCTTTTTAGAAAAACTTGACGAAATGAGCGATCGCTATCTTGATAATTCAGATTTTTTTAGTTTAGAAGACCCAGAAAGTATAGCAGATCAAGAGCTTTATGATTTACTAATGACTGAATATCCAAACTGGGTAAAATTGGCCAAAACAAAGAATCTATTACAATAA
- a CDS encoding matrixin family metalloprotease: MSLYDRLDLTRLNRKLKVPIWERIDLTIPVKLRCQGCCSRIQSQWEFCPSCGRILIERNSEFRRCIWVDVSGMDIEEENREVINSILSDAFSKLYGAFRSVEVFLTSDSPEPKEWGDNFTHIYVFADNQPVDYLGVATFKLGMVTNRAIIRIDQVFYASYNASLHVNQLSNLIANTIAHEIGHTLGLDHSALPTDVMHDGLDHIIHSSMPPSFHASQINLMNHAIRREVGWK, from the coding sequence ATGTCTCTTTACGATCGCCTGGATTTAACTAGACTCAATCGCAAGCTCAAAGTCCCGATTTGGGAACGCATAGACTTGACTATACCTGTTAAACTCCGTTGTCAGGGATGTTGTTCGCGCATTCAGTCTCAGTGGGAGTTTTGCCCTTCCTGTGGAAGAATTCTCATAGAGAGAAATAGCGAGTTTCGCCGTTGTATTTGGGTAGATGTTTCGGGAATGGACATTGAAGAGGAAAATAGAGAAGTAATCAATAGTATTCTCAGTGATGCCTTTTCTAAGCTCTACGGTGCATTTAGAAGTGTTGAAGTATTTTTGACATCTGATTCGCCTGAACCCAAGGAATGGGGGGACAATTTTACTCATATCTATGTATTTGCTGATAACCAACCAGTTGACTATCTAGGAGTAGCTACTTTTAAATTAGGAATGGTTACAAATCGTGCGATTATCCGCATAGATCAAGTATTCTATGCTTCTTACAATGCCAGTCTTCATGTTAATCAATTGTCTAACTTAATCGCCAATACCATTGCCCATGAAATTGGACATACATTAGGACTCGATCATTCTGCACTACCAACGGATGTAATGCATGATGGACTTGACCATATAATTCATAGCTCAATGCCGCCATCGTTTCACGCATCGCAAATAAACTTGATGAATCATGCTATTCGCAGAGAAGTAGGATGGAAATAA